Proteins co-encoded in one Acidobacteriota bacterium genomic window:
- a CDS encoding M28 family peptidase, whose product MKKIAFIFALLAIAQVSIFAQNSEIPSSKLFDSKQLLRDVEVLAADDMEGRGFGTPGGTKAREYVVKRFKESGLADIDGKNLQPFSITGRDKVERQGANVYGVIRGTKHPEKYIVISAHYDHVGTRNGEVYNGADDDASGTAALFAMASYFKKKKPQTSLLFVAFDAEESGLVGSKKFVSEPPVPAARIVMNINMDMVGHSDKNELYASGSYHNPFLKPYIEPLVKDAKVKLLFGHDTPEQKRDDWTFQSDHGSFHREKIPFIYFGVEDHKDYHKPTDDYPTLTKPFYVHSVETVLAAVKVFDQNAAAIKTGK is encoded by the coding sequence ATGAAAAAAATAGCTTTTATCTTTGCCCTCCTTGCCATCGCACAGGTTTCCATCTTTGCTCAAAACTCTGAGATTCCTTCCTCTAAACTTTTCGACTCAAAACAATTACTCCGCGATGTCGAGGTCCTCGCTGCGGACGACATGGAGGGCCGAGGCTTTGGAACTCCGGGCGGGACCAAGGCCCGCGAATACGTTGTAAAACGCTTCAAAGAATCCGGCCTGGCCGACATTGACGGTAAAAATCTACAGCCGTTTTCTATCACGGGCCGCGACAAGGTCGAGCGTCAGGGGGCGAACGTTTATGGTGTTATTCGAGGAACAAAACATCCCGAGAAATACATCGTCATCTCAGCTCACTACGACCACGTAGGTACTCGAAACGGCGAAGTCTATAACGGGGCGGACGATGATGCTTCAGGCACCGCGGCGCTGTTTGCAATGGCCTCGTATTTTAAGAAGAAGAAGCCCCAAACTTCATTGTTATTCGTTGCTTTTGACGCCGAGGAATCGGGGTTAGTAGGCAGCAAAAAATTTGTTTCCGAACCGCCTGTCCCGGCCGCGAGAATCGTCATGAATATCAACATGGACATGGTCGGCCATAGCGACAAAAATGAGCTGTACGCCTCTGGTTCATACCATAACCCGTTTCTCAAACCCTACATCGAGCCGCTTGTTAAGGATGCCAAGGTCAAACTCCTATTCGGCCACGACACCCCGGAACAGAAGCGTGATGACTGGACATTCCAATCCGACCACGGCTCATTTCACCGTGAAAAGATCCCATTCATCTACTTCGGCGTCGAGGATCACAAGGACTATCACAAACCGACCGACGATTATCCGACCTTGACCAAACCGTTCTATGTCCATAGCGTCGAAACCGTCTTGGCAGCGGTCAAGGTTTTTGATCAGAATGCAGCTGCCATAAAAACCGGCAAATGA
- a CDS encoding GxxExxY protein, producing MPNEQFLHSDLTQAIIGTFYEVYNELGHGFLESVYENSLALALRSKGFEVHQQIAIPVWFRGTRVGDFDADILVNKLILLELKTAKNIDSAHVAQLLNYLKATKIEVGLVMNFGPRPEFKRVVLGNERKVESSRI from the coding sequence ATGCCGAATGAGCAATTTCTTCATTCCGACCTGACACAGGCTATCATTGGAACATTCTATGAAGTCTATAATGAGCTTGGCCATGGGTTCTTAGAGTCCGTTTATGAAAATTCGCTAGCTCTTGCTCTTCGTAGCAAGGGATTTGAGGTTCATCAGCAAATCGCCATTCCAGTTTGGTTTCGCGGTACACGCGTCGGTGATTTTGACGCTGATATTCTGGTAAACAAGCTGATCCTACTTGAGCTGAAGACCGCCAAGAATATCGATTCAGCCCATGTCGCTCAACTATTGAATTATCTTAAAGCAACCAAAATTGAGGTTGGTCTGGTTATGAATTTCGGTCCGAGACCCGAGTTCAAAAGGGTTGTATTAGGAAACGAACGCAAAGTCGAAAGCTCTCGAATCTAA
- the preA gene encoding NAD-dependent dihydropyrimidine dehydrogenase subunit PreA, translated as MANLTTNFAGIKSPNPFWLASAPPTNMGSMIERAFDAGWGGAVWKTLGEPITNVSSRLASLDQGPLRMIGLNNIELITDRPLEVNLKEIYECKKKYPDHAVIASLMVESKKEAWQEITKRTQDTGCDGFELNFGCPHGMSERGMGAAMGQVPEYTCMVTEWVKEVSDLPVIVKLTPNVTHIVPPGRAAQKGGADAVSLINTINSVMGVDIDTLIPYPNVNGMAAHGGYCGTAVKPIALNMVSELARDAEFNIPISGIGGINTWRDAVEFMLLGAGNVQVCTAVMHYGYRIVEDMIDGLNNYLDDKGYASVGDIIGKSVHRVTDWGNLDLNYDVKARVNKEHCIQCNLCYVACEDGAHQSFVFEEVDGKRFPFVVEDECVGCNLCALVCPSPRAISMIRVDEGGPTQSWRERTAGN; from the coding sequence ATGGCAAACCTAACTACAAACTTCGCAGGCATTAAATCTCCCAATCCTTTCTGGCTTGCCAGCGCGCCGCCGACCAATATGGGGTCGATGATCGAGCGGGCTTTTGACGCCGGTTGGGGCGGTGCGGTTTGGAAGACTTTGGGTGAGCCTATTACCAATGTTTCCTCGCGGCTGGCTTCGCTGGATCAGGGGCCGCTACGGATGATCGGGCTGAATAATATCGAGCTGATCACGGATCGACCGCTTGAGGTAAATCTCAAAGAGATCTACGAATGCAAGAAAAAATATCCTGATCACGCCGTCATCGCTTCTTTGATGGTCGAGTCAAAAAAAGAAGCCTGGCAGGAGATCACTAAGCGTACACAGGACACTGGTTGCGATGGTTTCGAACTCAATTTCGGCTGCCCGCACGGTATGTCGGAACGCGGGATGGGAGCCGCGATGGGCCAGGTTCCGGAGTACACCTGCATGGTCACCGAATGGGTCAAGGAAGTCTCCGACCTGCCCGTCATCGTCAAACTCACTCCTAATGTCACGCACATCGTGCCGCCCGGCCGGGCTGCTCAGAAAGGCGGTGCGGATGCGGTTTCGTTGATCAATACGATCAACTCGGTGATGGGCGTCGACATCGATACGCTAATCCCGTACCCAAACGTCAACGGCATGGCAGCCCACGGCGGTTATTGCGGGACGGCGGTTAAACCGATCGCTCTGAACATGGTCTCGGAGCTTGCCCGCGATGCCGAATTCAATATTCCGATCTCGGGCATCGGCGGTATCAACACTTGGCGTGACGCGGTCGAATTCATGCTGCTCGGAGCCGGAAACGTCCAGGTTTGCACCGCAGTGATGCATTACGGATACCGCATAGTCGAGGACATGATCGACGGCCTCAACAATTACCTCGACGACAAAGGCTACGCCTCCGTGGGCGACATCATCGGCAAATCCGTCCACCGCGTAACCGACTGGGGCAATCTCGATCTCAACTACGACGTCAAAGCCCGCGTCAATAAGGAACACTGCATCCAGTGCAATCTCTGCTACGTCGCTTGCGAAGACGGAGCCCATCAAAGCTTTGTGTTCGAGGAAGTCGACGGCAAGCGCTTCCCGTTCGTAGTCGAGGATGAATGCGTCGGATGCAACCTCTGTGCGTTGGTCTGCCCATCGCCCCGAGCCATCTCAATGATCCGCGTTGACGAAGGCGGCCCGACGCAGAGTTGGCGTGAGCGGACGGCGGGGAATTAG
- a CDS encoding glycoside hydrolase family 9 protein translates to MKLLSASIAVFLLAGSIVAQTAYIRVNQAGYLPGDTKTAIAFSKEPIAGKFSVREIPTKAVIITGDIRPANNANWDAPFPNHYTLDLTPLTKTGRYLIELPDTATRSQEFSIGPYPGYHEDLLFFMRQQRCGYNPFLDMVCHQMDGRSFNGPMPDETFVDASGGWHDAGDQLKYLITASNATARMLLAYELEKAKFGDFVDDMGRDGANGIPDILDEAKWGLDWIHKLHPKADQLFHQVADDRDHRGFKMPNNDNADYGWGANSYRPVYFADGKPQGLSQWKSKSTGVANIAGRSAAAMAAAYRIWNSDARDKEYATKCLKAAEQLYAMGKRQEGFQQGNSFGAPYRYNEDTWADDMEYGAAELYKTTRKPAYLADAIRYAKLAGTTSWMEFENSEMGPEMSRHYQMYPFTNVGHFALYPLVDAKTKRELAGYYRNGIERIVERGTTNTYGIGVPFLWCSNNLVVAYITQVHLYELMTGDKKYHASMIAHRDWLFGRNPWGTSMFEGLPVGGDFPEDTHLPTTQLLKKQVRGGLVDGPIAASTYKGLIGLTLTKPDEFAAFQPRDIVYHDDVGDYSTNEPTMDGTADAILMMAMFSERAKPAKRAEAIPNAKFTYDQGGITRGDRSSKRMALVLTGDEFAEGGTVIADTLKKHGVKASFFLTGRFYRTRTNRQIIDRLVKDGHYLGPHSDQHLLYADWNDRKKLLVTRDQFERDLNDNYAAMRPFGIDRTEATLFMPSYEWYNQEISDWTAARGFRLVNFTSGMRSNADYTTDDDKNYISSDAIMTRIKEYEAKDPNGLNGFILLTHIGSGPKRTDKFHDRVDHLIEWLKTKQYEPVRIDELLK, encoded by the coding sequence ATGAAACTACTATCCGCGTCCATCGCCGTTTTCTTGCTTGCCGGTTCGATAGTCGCGCAGACGGCATACATCCGCGTAAACCAAGCAGGCTATCTCCCGGGCGATACCAAAACCGCCATAGCATTCTCAAAAGAGCCGATCGCGGGTAAGTTCTCTGTCAGGGAAATACCAACGAAAGCGGTAATTATCACCGGCGACATTCGCCCGGCTAACAATGCAAACTGGGACGCACCGTTTCCAAACCATTACACGCTCGATCTGACCCCGCTGACAAAAACCGGCAGATACTTAATCGAACTTCCCGATACAGCGACTCGGTCACAGGAATTTTCGATCGGCCCCTATCCCGGCTATCACGAAGACCTCCTGTTTTTCATGCGTCAGCAGCGATGCGGTTACAACCCGTTTCTCGACATGGTTTGCCATCAGATGGACGGGCGTTCTTTCAATGGGCCGATGCCGGATGAGACGTTCGTTGACGCAAGCGGAGGCTGGCACGATGCCGGCGACCAGCTCAAATATCTGATCACGGCAAGTAACGCTACCGCTCGGATGCTGCTCGCGTATGAGTTGGAAAAGGCAAAGTTCGGAGACTTCGTCGATGACATGGGACGCGACGGAGCCAACGGAATTCCCGACATCCTCGACGAAGCAAAATGGGGCCTCGACTGGATCCACAAGCTCCACCCGAAAGCCGATCAGCTTTTTCATCAGGTTGCCGATGACCGTGACCATCGCGGATTCAAGATGCCGAACAATGACAATGCGGATTACGGTTGGGGAGCGAACAGTTATCGGCCAGTCTATTTTGCCGACGGCAAGCCGCAGGGTCTGAGCCAGTGGAAGAGCAAGTCAACCGGCGTCGCAAACATCGCGGGCCGCTCAGCCGCCGCGATGGCAGCCGCTTATAGGATCTGGAATTCCGACGCCAGAGATAAGGAATATGCCACCAAATGCCTGAAGGCAGCAGAACAGCTTTACGCAATGGGCAAACGGCAAGAGGGATTTCAGCAGGGCAATTCGTTCGGCGCCCCGTACCGCTACAACGAAGATACGTGGGCGGACGATATGGAATACGGTGCCGCCGAGCTATACAAAACCACCCGAAAGCCCGCCTATCTTGCGGACGCGATCAGATACGCCAAGCTCGCCGGAACGACATCGTGGATGGAGTTTGAAAACTCAGAGATGGGACCGGAAATGTCGCGGCATTATCAAATGTATCCGTTCACCAACGTCGGACATTTCGCTCTCTACCCGCTCGTCGACGCCAAGACAAAACGCGAATTAGCAGGTTACTACCGCAACGGAATTGAGCGGATCGTCGAACGCGGCACGACCAACACCTACGGCATCGGCGTACCGTTCCTTTGGTGCTCAAACAATCTGGTGGTTGCGTATATCACGCAGGTCCACCTTTACGAACTAATGACCGGCGACAAGAAATATCATGCATCGATGATCGCCCACCGCGACTGGCTGTTCGGGCGAAATCCGTGGGGCACGTCGATGTTCGAGGGGCTGCCGGTTGGCGGCGATTTTCCTGAGGATACTCATCTGCCGACAACTCAGCTCTTGAAAAAACAGGTCCGCGGCGGCCTGGTCGACGGTCCGATCGCCGCCTCGACCTACAAGGGCCTGATCGGCCTGACGCTGACAAAACCAGACGAATTCGCCGCCTTTCAACCGCGTGACATCGTCTACCACGACGATGTCGGCGACTATTCGACCAACGAACCGACCATGGACGGAACGGCGGATGCGATACTGATGATGGCGATGTTCAGCGAACGAGCAAAACCGGCAAAGCGTGCCGAGGCCATTCCCAATGCCAAATTCACCTACGACCAGGGCGGCATTACACGCGGCGACAGATCGTCGAAACGAATGGCACTCGTGTTGACAGGCGACGAATTTGCCGAGGGCGGAACCGTAATCGCCGACACTCTCAAGAAGCATGGCGTCAAAGCTTCGTTCTTCCTGACCGGACGCTTTTACCGCACCCGCACGAACCGTCAGATCATCGATCGGCTGGTAAAAGACGGGCATTATCTGGGGCCACATTCCGACCAGCACCTGCTGTACGCTGACTGGAATGACCGCAAAAAACTGCTCGTCACCCGCGACCAGTTCGAGCGGGACCTGAATGACAATTACGCGGCAATGCGGCCTTTCGGGATCGACCGCACGGAGGCAACGCTTTTTATGCCATCGTACGAATGGTACAACCAGGAGATCAGCGACTGGACAGCGGCGAGGGGATTTCGGCTGGTAAACTTCACTTCGGGCATGCGTTCGAATGCAGATTACACGACCGACGACGATAAGAATTACATCTCGAGCGATGCGATCATGACGAGGATAAAAGAATACGAAGCGAAAGATCCTAACGGCCTCAACGGATTCATTCTGCTAACCCACATCGGCTCCGGGCCGAAGCGGACGGATAAATTTCACGACCGTGTTGACCATCTGATCGAGTGGCTTAAAACCAAGCAATACGAGCCGGTTCGTATTGATGAACTGCTTAAATAG
- a CDS encoding phosphotransferase family protein — protein MAETNAVRPGEEIDVVRLAAFLSSELGLDTDEIDVEQFPAGSSNLTYLVRVGRTEYVLRRPPFGNTVKSAHDMHREFDVLSKLSKVYLPAPKPLIFARDTSIIGSEFYLMERREGLIIRGKIPGTHASEAAVTMQKPARSKGSLESSDHDENSCDARSKAPTRTKSEFENSHEFRQKVCRSFIQNLADLHSLDFTTAGLETLGRSEGYNRRQVEGWTKRYFAAKTDEHPELESAIAWLNDNIPPESGASLIHNDYKFDNVMLDPTNLTRVTAVLDWEMVTIGDPLMDLGTTLGYWMSSDAPEWLMNMPFNPRVLMENITRRELVEMYAEARGHNVPDMLFYYTFGTFKIAVIAQQIYARYVKGFTRDTRFAGFDKFVGELGRIAAGAIERKSI, from the coding sequence ATGGCAGAAACCAACGCCGTCAGGCCCGGAGAAGAGATAGATGTGGTACGTCTGGCCGCGTTCCTCAGCTCAGAACTCGGACTCGACACGGATGAAATTGATGTAGAGCAATTTCCCGCCGGCAGTTCGAACCTGACATATCTCGTTCGCGTGGGACGCACAGAGTACGTTCTCCGCCGTCCACCGTTTGGCAACACGGTCAAATCGGCTCACGATATGCACAGAGAGTTTGACGTGCTCTCAAAGCTTTCGAAGGTCTATCTTCCGGCACCGAAACCGCTGATCTTTGCCAGGGACACATCGATCATCGGCTCCGAATTTTACCTGATGGAACGCCGCGAGGGTTTGATAATCCGGGGAAAGATCCCAGGGACGCATGCGAGCGAAGCCGCAGTCACAATGCAGAAGCCCGCACGAAGTAAGGGCTCTCTCGAGTCATCGGACCATGATGAAAATTCCTGTGACGCGAGATCAAAAGCCCCGACACGGACGAAAAGCGAGTTCGAAAATTCCCACGAGTTTCGCCAAAAGGTCTGCCGAAGTTTCATCCAAAACCTCGCCGACCTTCACTCGCTCGACTTCACAACGGCGGGCCTCGAAACTCTGGGACGCTCCGAAGGTTACAACCGCCGCCAGGTCGAGGGTTGGACAAAACGCTACTTCGCCGCCAAGACCGACGAGCACCCCGAACTCGAATCTGCGATCGCCTGGCTCAACGACAACATCCCGCCGGAATCCGGCGCGTCACTGATACACAACGATTACAAATTCGACAACGTCATGCTCGACCCGACCAACCTCACGCGCGTCACTGCCGTGCTCGATTGGGAAATGGTCACGATCGGCGATCCGCTAATGGACCTCGGCACTACACTCGGCTACTGGATGTCCAGTGACGCGCCGGAATGGCTCATGAACATGCCCTTCAACCCACGCGTCCTGATGGAAAATATCACCCGCCGCGAACTCGTAGAAATGTACGCCGAAGCCCGGGGACACAACGTTCCCGACATGCTCTTCTACTACACCTTCGGCACCTTCAAGATCGCAGTGATCGCTCAGCAGATCTACGCGAGATACGTAAAGGGTTTCACCAGGGACACAAGGTTTGCAGGATTCGACAAATTCGTCGGAGAGTTGGGACGCATCGCTGCCGGGGCGATCGAGAGAAAAAGTATTTGA
- a CDS encoding acyl-CoA dehydrogenase family protein, with product MNFEPSEKTLEISTRLNAFMDEHIYPNETAYGEEIGTGDRWAPSELIEKLKDKAKAAGLWNLFLPSESGLTNLEYAPLAEIMGRVTWASEVFNCSAPDTGNMEVLHLYGTDDQKAKWLTPLLNGEIRSCFSMTEPDVASSDATNIQASIVSDGDDYVLNGEKWWSTGGGDTRCKLSIFMGKTDETAPKHLQQSMILVPMDTPGVIVQRNLQVFGFDDAPNGHSQISFINVRVPKSNILLGEGRGFEIAQGRLGPGRVHHCMRLIGVAERSLELMCQRAKKRVAFGKPVADQGVVRQWIAEARCAIDQARLLVLRTAWLMDTAGSKAARREIAMIKAVAPKMALKVIDRAIQVHGGGGVCQDYPLTQAWIYARSLRLADGPDEVHLESVAKMELKGKPSVVDPQQAHR from the coding sequence ATGAATTTCGAACCTTCAGAAAAAACACTTGAAATCTCAACACGTCTCAACGCCTTTATGGATGAGCATATTTATCCGAACGAGACGGCGTACGGTGAGGAGATCGGAACGGGCGACCGCTGGGCTCCGTCGGAGTTGATCGAGAAGTTGAAGGACAAGGCAAAGGCAGCGGGGCTTTGGAATTTGTTTTTGCCGAGTGAGTCAGGGTTGACGAATCTGGAATACGCTCCGTTGGCGGAGATCATGGGCCGCGTGACGTGGGCGAGCGAGGTTTTTAACTGCTCGGCGCCGGACACGGGAAATATGGAGGTGCTTCATTTATATGGCACCGATGATCAGAAGGCGAAATGGCTGACGCCGCTTTTGAATGGTGAGATACGCTCGTGTTTCTCAATGACCGAGCCGGATGTGGCTTCGTCGGATGCGACGAATATTCAGGCTTCGATCGTCAGCGACGGTGACGACTATGTTCTGAACGGCGAGAAGTGGTGGTCGACCGGCGGCGGTGACACACGGTGCAAGCTGTCGATCTTTATGGGCAAGACCGACGAAACCGCCCCGAAGCATTTACAGCAGTCGATGATACTTGTTCCGATGGACACGCCGGGTGTCATCGTTCAGCGGAATTTGCAGGTTTTCGGGTTCGACGACGCACCGAACGGGCATTCGCAAATATCATTTATTAATGTACGCGTTCCGAAGTCGAACATCCTGCTCGGCGAGGGACGCGGTTTTGAGATCGCACAGGGAAGGCTCGGGCCGGGGCGTGTTCATCACTGTATGCGTTTGATCGGTGTGGCCGAGCGATCGCTCGAGTTGATGTGTCAGCGTGCAAAAAAACGGGTTGCATTTGGCAAACCTGTCGCTGACCAAGGCGTCGTCCGACAATGGATCGCGGAGGCCCGCTGTGCTATCGATCAAGCACGCCTTCTCGTTCTCCGCACTGCCTGGCTGATGGATACCGCTGGCAGCAAAGCCGCCCGCCGCGAAATCGCTATGATCAAGGCCGTCGCCCCAAAGATGGCATTAAAGGTCATCGACCGTGCCATACAAGTTCACGGCGGAGGAGGTGTGTGCCAGGATTATCCGCTGACTCAGGCTTGGATATATGCGCGCAGCCTAAGGCTCGCGGATGGGCCGGACGAGGTGCATCTGGAATCGGTGGCGAAAATGGAACTCAAGGGTAAGCCGTCCGTTGTAGATCCTCAGCAAGCCCATAGATGA
- a CDS encoding DASS family sodium-coupled anion symporter, whose protein sequence is MPAIEESFEPPETISAGEAKFEAYRKRAGYFLAPAVFLAIFFFPFHDLKPEAHRLAAIMAAVIVLWLCETLPMTATALLGAAAAVVFQVADAKTVFAPFADPLIFLFIGSFILARALFVRHLDKRVAFTVLSWKVIGGRPSRILFAFGAVTAFMSGWMSNTATTAMMFAIGLSIISFLKRQEKETGIKINPSYATALMLMTSFSASIGGVATPIGTPPNVIGIGFIRSLGGTDISFFNWMQIGVPVVVILFLFLWFYLNKLAPAGVKVISGSSEMLAAERDKLGPWTRGQRSVAIAFGVTVILWIVPGIIALVMGEQSAQYKVLNSRLPESVGALIGAMLLFVLSGDETGEKAISWADAVKIDWGVIFLYGGGFALGVLSFQTGLAEAVGRGLTEILPFSGGFGLLVASVLVAVIVSETTSNTASANMVVPVVIAIAQSQNADPFIPALGATLAASLGFMLPVSTPCNAIVYGSGYIPLMKMVRYGILLDIVGSIVIIATVWTLGGYLR, encoded by the coding sequence ATGCCAGCAATAGAAGAATCATTCGAGCCGCCTGAGACGATCAGTGCAGGCGAGGCTAAATTTGAGGCTTATCGAAAGCGTGCCGGATATTTTCTAGCGCCGGCTGTTTTCCTGGCTATCTTTTTTTTCCCGTTTCACGATCTGAAACCTGAGGCACACCGCCTTGCGGCGATCATGGCAGCGGTGATCGTACTTTGGTTGTGCGAGACGCTGCCAATGACGGCGACGGCCTTGCTGGGAGCGGCGGCGGCGGTTGTTTTTCAGGTAGCGGATGCTAAGACGGTTTTTGCTCCTTTCGCTGATCCGCTTATCTTTCTGTTTATCGGGTCGTTCATTCTCGCACGGGCGCTTTTTGTCCGGCATTTGGACAAGCGCGTAGCTTTCACCGTTTTGTCGTGGAAGGTCATTGGCGGTCGTCCGTCGCGCATCTTGTTCGCATTCGGAGCGGTGACCGCGTTCATGTCCGGCTGGATGTCGAATACGGCCACCACGGCAATGATGTTCGCGATCGGCCTGTCAATTATCTCTTTCTTAAAACGGCAGGAAAAAGAGACGGGTATTAAGATCAACCCCAGCTACGCGACCGCTCTGATGTTGATGACCTCATTCTCGGCGTCGATCGGCGGGGTGGCGACACCAATTGGAACGCCGCCGAATGTTATTGGCATCGGCTTTATCAGGAGCCTCGGCGGAACGGATATTTCGTTCTTCAACTGGATGCAGATCGGCGTGCCGGTTGTCGTCATTCTATTTTTGTTTCTTTGGTTCTACTTAAACAAGCTCGCGCCGGCAGGTGTGAAGGTCATCTCAGGCAGCAGCGAAATGCTGGCGGCCGAACGCGATAAACTCGGCCCGTGGACGCGCGGGCAGCGATCGGTAGCGATAGCATTTGGTGTAACGGTCATTCTTTGGATCGTTCCCGGCATTATCGCGCTCGTGATGGGCGAACAGAGCGCGCAGTATAAGGTGCTTAACAGCCGTTTACCGGAATCGGTCGGTGCTCTCATCGGGGCAATGCTGCTTTTCGTTCTTTCCGGCGATGAAACCGGGGAAAAAGCTATTAGTTGGGCCGATGCGGTGAAGATAGACTGGGGCGTTATATTTTTGTACGGCGGCGGATTTGCGCTTGGTGTTCTCTCGTTTCAGACGGGTCTTGCCGAGGCGGTCGGACGCGGCCTTACGGAGATCCTTCCTTTTTCAGGTGGTTTCGGGCTGCTCGTTGCATCCGTCCTCGTTGCGGTCATTGTGTCCGAGACGACATCGAACACCGCCTCCGCCAATATGGTGGTTCCTGTGGTCATCGCTATCGCCCAATCGCAGAATGCTGACCCTTTCATCCCGGCACTTGGAGCGACGCTTGCCGCGAGCCTCGGATTTATGCTTCCGGTCTCGACGCCGTGTAATGCGATCGTTTACGGCTCGGGCTATATTCCGTTGATGAAGATGGTGCGCTACGGAATACTGCTCGATATCGTCGGATCGATAGTGATCATCGCCACCGTTTGGACTCTCGGCGGCTACCTCCGATAG
- the pilM gene encoding type IV pilus assembly protein PilM: MFGKKKSIAGLDIGSSSIKMVELEGKLNNLNLVSLGFENLPGDTIIDGQIMELNVVSDVIQSLCNNHQVTATNVVTGVSGHSVILKNIVLPPMTREELEESIDWHAEEHIPYDLADVSLDYQVTAETPDSTHVLIAACKRERIDNIKQAIQLAGKTPVVIDVDTFALQNCYEVNYNPTDDQVVTLLNIGASTMNVNIVKGTRSLFTRDITVGGSQFTDVLQRSLGLNFQQAEAVKRGVVDAVDGIEEKSIEPLMNNVTEIVAMEIQKTFDFYRATTEDNETVVQKILISGGGSKLTGLAEELSHRLELPVEILDPFRNIKVDGKKFDPDYLREIVPEMAVAVGLAVRGV, from the coding sequence ATGTTCGGTAAAAAGAAAAGCATTGCCGGTTTGGACATCGGTTCCAGTTCGATAAAGATGGTCGAGCTTGAAGGCAAGCTGAACAATTTGAATTTGGTGAGCCTTGGCTTTGAAAATCTGCCCGGCGACACGATCATCGACGGTCAGATCATGGAGCTGAACGTCGTTTCGGACGTTATCCAGAGCCTTTGTAATAACCATCAGGTTACCGCGACGAATGTCGTTACCGGCGTCAGCGGCCACTCGGTCATCCTGAAGAACATCGTTCTGCCGCCGATGACCCGCGAAGAACTAGAAGAATCTATCGACTGGCACGCTGAAGAGCATATCCCTTATGATCTCGCCGACGTCAGCCTGGACTATCAGGTGACCGCCGAAACGCCTGACTCGACACATGTTTTGATCGCAGCCTGCAAACGCGAGCGCATCGACAATATCAAACAAGCGATCCAGCTGGCCGGTAAAACACCGGTTGTGATCGACGTTGACACATTTGCTCTCCAGAACTGCTACGAAGTCAACTACAACCCGACCGACGACCAGGTCGTGACGCTCCTTAATATAGGTGCTTCCACGATGAACGTAAACATCGTTAAGGGAACGCGTTCGCTCTTTACGCGTGACATCACAGTTGGCGGCAGTCAGTTCACCGATGTGCTTCAGAGAAGCCTCGGACTGAATTTTCAACAGGCTGAAGCCGTCAAACGCGGCGTTGTCGACGCTGTCGACGGGATCGAAGAAAAATCTATCGAGCCGCTCATGAATAACGTGACGGAGATCGTCGCGATGGAAATTCAGAAAACATTCGATTTTTACCGTGCAACGACCGAGGATAACGAGACAGTCGTGCAGAAGATCCTCATCTCCGGCGGCGGTTCTAAGCTGACCGGTTTGGCCGAGGAACTTTCGCACCGTCTTGAATTGCCGGTCGAGATCCTCGATCCGTTCCGAAACATCAAGGTCGATGGCAAGAAATTTGACCCGGACTACCTTAGAGAGATCGTGCCCGAAATGGCTGTGGCCGTCGGTTTGGCAGTTAGGGGAGTGTAA